GGTGGGAGGGGATGAAGGGGAGGGGGGTAACAAGCTGAATTCACAGCATTTCTCACCCTCTCCCATTCAAGGGAGAGGGGGTTTTTTAGACTTTTTACGAGTTCATCAATGGTAAGCCCCGTTAGAAAGCGGAGTCTTTAATCCATGCATCATTTTCATTACAAGGGCGATGACCTCTACTGCGAAGAAGTCCCTGTGAGCCGGGTGGCCGAAGAGGTGGGAACGCCCCTTTACCTCTACAGTACCGCTACCCTGGAGCGGCACTACCATGCCTTCGAGGATGCGCTCAGGGATACGGATCACCTGGTCTGCTACTCGGTCAAGGCCAATTCCAATCTCGCTCTCCTCTCTCTCTTCGCCAGGCTCGGATCCGGGTTTGACATCGTCTCCGGGGGCGAGCTCTTTCGGACGCTCAAAGGCGGCGGGAATCCCGGCAGGATCGTCTTCTCCGGCGTGGGCAAGACCGAAGAGGAGATTGAAAATGCGCTCTATGCCGGCATCTTGATGTTCAATGTGGAATCCATTCAGGAACTCCATGAGATTGACCGGATCGCCGGAAGCATGAGGAAGACCGCCAGGATCTCGTTCCGTGTGAATCCGGACGTGGACCCCCGGACCCATCCGTATATCGCCACGGGCCTCAAGAAGAGCAAGTTCGGAATCCCCATTGAGGAGGCCGGGGAGGCCTACCGCCTGGCCCGGACCCTCCCCCATGTGGAGACGGTGGGCGTGGATTGCCATATCGGATCCCAGCTCACCGAACTCAGCCCGTTTGAAGACGCCTTGAATCGGCTCAGAGAACTGATCAACTCCCTCCGGGAGGATGGTTTTACGATCCGCTATCTGGACCTGGGGGGCGGGCTCGGGATCAATTATGACGAAGAAGAGCCGCCGCATCCCACCGAGTACGGGAAGATGCTGATCGAAAAGACCCGGGGACTCAACTGCACCCTGATCTTTGAACCGGGCAGGGTCATTGCAGGGAACGCGGGCGCCCTGATCACGCGGGTCCTTTATACCAAGGAGAATCTTGGAAAAAATTTCACCATCGTGGATGCGGGGATGAACGACCTGATCCGGCCCAGCCTCTACGGGGCCTATCACAAAATCCTTCCGGTGCAGAGGAGAATATCGGAAAAGGCAGCGGCTGACGTGGTCGGC
The Nitrospirae bacterium CG2_30_53_67 genome window above contains:
- a CDS encoding diaminopimelate decarboxylase yields the protein MHHFHYKGDDLYCEEVPVSRVAEEVGTPLYLYSTATLERHYHAFEDALRDTDHLVCYSVKANSNLALLSLFARLGSGFDIVSGGELFRTLKGGGNPGRIVFSGVGKTEEEIENALYAGILMFNVESIQELHEIDRIAGSMRKTARISFRVNPDVDPRTHPYIATGLKKSKFGIPIEEAGEAYRLARTLPHVETVGVDCHIGSQLTELSPFEDALNRLRELINSLREDGFTIRYLDLGGGLGINYDEEEPPHPTEYGKMLIEKTRGLNCTLIFEPGRVIAGNAGALITRVLYTKENLGKNFTIVDAGMNDLIRPSLYGAYHKILPVQRRISEKAAADVVGPICESGDFMAQDREIQPSSRGDLLSVMSVGAYGFVMSSNYNSRPRAAEVLVSEDRFYVVRARETLEDLIHGESIPDFLRGEPL